A region from the Metopolophium dirhodum isolate CAU chromosome 9, ASM1992520v1, whole genome shotgun sequence genome encodes:
- the LOC132952111 gene encoding protein anon-73B1: MFPMEESDEVFDAVIRYGLYLVAIFQLVCITTVFLLTDQSNDSKDNGDGSEYDSDGSTFASPRRPYSHHRSRKQDKKKRR, encoded by the exons ATGTTTCCGATGGAAGAATCAGATGAAGTATTTGATGCTGTTATACGCTATGGTTTATACTTAGTTGCCATTTTTCAATTAGTATGCATAACAACTGTATTTTTGTTGACTGACCAATCTAATGACtcaaaa gATAACGGTGATGGCAGTGAATATGATTCTGATGGCAGTACATTTGCATCACCTAGACGTCCATATTCTCATCATAGATCAAGAAAACAAGACAAGAAGAAAAGACGatga
- the LOC132952110 gene encoding probable serine hydrolase isoform X1, with protein sequence MQIITEVKTEKSFCKLIMEPSVSGPSFEEIQIPVPFGFVSGKWWGPKDKQPIIAIHGWQDNAGTFDPLIELLPKDLSILCIDLPGHGRSSHIPLGLPYYIFWDGLAILRRIVRHYNWRKVSIMGHSLGAAIGFLYAASYPDDTEMLISIDTVAPVIFDPSEIVKNTGPNVDKLIYYDALGVDKMPSYKYSDMIDLVVDGHHGTLTRKSCEILMRRGMYRVKDNKYLFSRDIRLKVAWMGLPSLDVVIAFAGQITCRYMNIKAKPYRSLDNWRVYSQVLEIIKMNAKDFVFKEYDGTHHLHLNNPECLASDVATFIQQPNSASL encoded by the exons atGCAAATTATAACTGAAGTAAAAACAGAGAAGTCATTTTGCAA attaataaTGGAACCATCCGTTAGTGGACCATCATTTGAAGAAATTCAAATTCCTGTACCATTTGGTTTTGTAAGTG gtAAATGGTGGGGACCAAAAGATAAACAGCCTATAATTGCAATTCACGGATGGCAAGATAATGCTGGGACTTTTGATCCTTTAATTGAATTACTACCAAAagatttatctattttatgtaTAGATCTACCAGGACATGGACGATCTTCTCATATCCCCTTG GGTTtgccgtattatatattttgggaTGGCCTAGCTATTTTAAGAAGAATAGTGAGACATTATAATTGGAGAAAAGTTTCTATTATGGGCCATTCGTTGGGTGCAGCTATTGGATTTTTATATGCAGCATCATACCCTGATGATACAGAAATGTTGATATCTATTGACACAGTAGCGCCAGTAATTTTTGATCCTAgtgaaattgttaaaaatacagGACCAAATGTTGataa acTCATATATTACGATGCTTTAGGAGTTGATAAAATGCCTTCTTACAAATATTCAGATATGATTGATTTAGTAGTGGATGGACATCATGGTACATTGACTCGCAAATCTTGTGAAATACTTATGAGACGTGGCATGTATCGTGTTAAAgataacaaatatttgttttcaagaGATATACGTCTtaag GTTGCGTGGATGGGTTTACCATCTCTAGACGTAGTAATAGCATTTGCTGGTCAAATAACATGTCGCTATATGAATATCAAAGCTAAACCATACAGATCATTAGATAACTGGCGAGTCTATTCACAAgttttggaaataataaaaatgaatgcgAAAGACTTTGTTTTTAAGGAATATGACGGTACTCATCACTTACATCTCAATAATCCAGAGTGTTTAGCTTCAGATGTTGCAACTTTCATTCAACAGCCTAACAGTGCAtcattgtga
- the LOC132952110 gene encoding probable serine hydrolase isoform X2, giving the protein MQIITEVKTEKSFCKLIMEPSVSGPSFEEIQIPVPFGFVSGKWWGPKDKQPIIAIHGWQDNAGTFDPLIELLPKDLSILCIDLPGHGRSSHIPLGLPYYIFWDGLAILRRIVRHYNWRKVSIMGHSLGAAIGFLYAASYPDDTEMLISIDTVAPVIFDPSEIVKNTGPNVDKLIYYDALGVDKMPSYKYSDMIDLVVDGHHGTLTRKSCEILMRRGMYRVKDNKYLFSRDIRLKVNRFALPSFDITNEFAKQIRCRYLMIKAVPGRVRDNWSLFQSILETIKQSTSDFNYVEVEGSHHVHLNDASKVVPHILHFFLNVTC; this is encoded by the exons atGCAAATTATAACTGAAGTAAAAACAGAGAAGTCATTTTGCAA attaataaTGGAACCATCCGTTAGTGGACCATCATTTGAAGAAATTCAAATTCCTGTACCATTTGGTTTTGTAAGTG gtAAATGGTGGGGACCAAAAGATAAACAGCCTATAATTGCAATTCACGGATGGCAAGATAATGCTGGGACTTTTGATCCTTTAATTGAATTACTACCAAAagatttatctattttatgtaTAGATCTACCAGGACATGGACGATCTTCTCATATCCCCTTG GGTTtgccgtattatatattttgggaTGGCCTAGCTATTTTAAGAAGAATAGTGAGACATTATAATTGGAGAAAAGTTTCTATTATGGGCCATTCGTTGGGTGCAGCTATTGGATTTTTATATGCAGCATCATACCCTGATGATACAGAAATGTTGATATCTATTGACACAGTAGCGCCAGTAATTTTTGATCCTAgtgaaattgttaaaaatacagGACCAAATGTTGataa acTCATATATTACGATGCTTTAGGAGTTGATAAAATGCCTTCTTACAAATATTCAGATATGATTGATTTAGTAGTGGATGGACATCATGGTACATTGACTCGCAAATCTTGTGAAATACTTATGAGACGTGGCATGTATCGTGTTAAAgataacaaatatttgttttcaagaGATATACGTCTtaag gtcaACAGGTTTGCTTTACCATCATTTGACATTACAAACGAATTTGCAAAACAGATTCGTTGTCGTTACTTAATGATCAAAGCAGTTCCGGGTAGGGTGCGTGATAATTGGTCACTTTTTCAAAGTATATTAGAAACGATAAAACAATCTACAAGCGATTTTAATTACGTAGAAGTTGAAGGGTCTCATCATGTACATTTAAATGACGCTTCAAAAGTTGTTCCACAcatcttacatttttttttaaatgttacttgttag
- the LOC132952110 gene encoding probable serine hydrolase isoform X3 has translation MEPSVSGPSFEEIQIPVPFGFVSGKWWGPKDKQPIIAIHGWQDNAGTFDPLIELLPKDLSILCIDLPGHGRSSHIPLGLPYYIFWDGLAILRRIVRHYNWRKVSIMGHSLGAAIGFLYAASYPDDTEMLISIDTVAPVIFDPSEIVKNTGPNVDKLIYYDALGVDKMPSYKYSDMIDLVVDGHHGTLTRKSCEILMRRGMYRVKDNKYLFSRDIRLKVAWMGLPSLDVVIAFAGQITCRYMNIKAKPYRSLDNWRVYSQVLEIIKMNAKDFVFKEYDGTHHLHLNNPECLASDVATFIQQPNSASL, from the exons aTGGAACCATCCGTTAGTGGACCATCATTTGAAGAAATTCAAATTCCTGTACCATTTGGTTTTGTAAGTG gtAAATGGTGGGGACCAAAAGATAAACAGCCTATAATTGCAATTCACGGATGGCAAGATAATGCTGGGACTTTTGATCCTTTAATTGAATTACTACCAAAagatttatctattttatgtaTAGATCTACCAGGACATGGACGATCTTCTCATATCCCCTTG GGTTtgccgtattatatattttgggaTGGCCTAGCTATTTTAAGAAGAATAGTGAGACATTATAATTGGAGAAAAGTTTCTATTATGGGCCATTCGTTGGGTGCAGCTATTGGATTTTTATATGCAGCATCATACCCTGATGATACAGAAATGTTGATATCTATTGACACAGTAGCGCCAGTAATTTTTGATCCTAgtgaaattgttaaaaatacagGACCAAATGTTGataa acTCATATATTACGATGCTTTAGGAGTTGATAAAATGCCTTCTTACAAATATTCAGATATGATTGATTTAGTAGTGGATGGACATCATGGTACATTGACTCGCAAATCTTGTGAAATACTTATGAGACGTGGCATGTATCGTGTTAAAgataacaaatatttgttttcaagaGATATACGTCTtaag GTTGCGTGGATGGGTTTACCATCTCTAGACGTAGTAATAGCATTTGCTGGTCAAATAACATGTCGCTATATGAATATCAAAGCTAAACCATACAGATCATTAGATAACTGGCGAGTCTATTCACAAgttttggaaataataaaaatgaatgcgAAAGACTTTGTTTTTAAGGAATATGACGGTACTCATCACTTACATCTCAATAATCCAGAGTGTTTAGCTTCAGATGTTGCAACTTTCATTCAACAGCCTAACAGTGCAtcattgtga